The Raphanus sativus cultivar WK10039 chromosome 2, ASM80110v3, whole genome shotgun sequence DNA segment ATAACTCGTATGTACGAGGCGAATGTCCAGAAGACTGTATGTAAGATGTTTGGCTTAAAGTCTAAATAGACCAAGAAATTATTAGCTATATCAAATGAGAATTGTGGACCAAAAGTCCATAGATCTTGAATACTCTAATAGAAATAGTTTATTATGATATTCTAATttcaaagaaaatttatttgattggaATGCATATCCTGAAGATATTGCTTTCAGGGaagaaatatgaaaatgtgTATGGTTGTACTTTTTTTCCTTATCATGGTTTTTATTCTATTAGGTTTTCCCatgaaaaggttttaatgaggcaacaaaGAACACACAAATGATACACACCAGAAAGGAGTATTTGAAACTCTAATGCTGATTTAAAGTCTTTGAAAGCAAGAGAATCGAAGAAAATGATCAAGTCATAGGAGGACTCATGCACTGCAGAAGAACGGTGATATTCGTGTCCTACAAATTGGCTGATTTATTCATCAAGGCAGTACTCGTAGCTACTTTCGAGAAGTTAGTTCACCTGATCAGATTACATCATCTCAAAGATCTCGACGAATATACACATGAGGGGAAGTTATTACGCGCTGCACTCTTTTTTCCTTAACCATAGTTTTTTccattgggttttcctggtgaggtttttaacgaggcagcatCTACGGCGTTTTGAAAGCACTTCGACATattggacatcaaggggaagtattataaatattgtagtgatgtccatatggaaagtcctagatatacttgttccacactccaagttaagctttgtctccaagctattgtatcctatataaggatTTCAAATTCATGGAATAATACACACCAATTCCTCTTTTCTCTTGTCTTTTCTTCTTTACTTACAACCCTTGTTCTAAAAAGCGGGCGAGTTGCCGATTAAACGGCCGCAAAATCGTGAAGCGTTGGGTCACCGTGGCGAGTTTGGCCAGTTCGGATGCATTCCACGTTGATCCGCGTTTTGACCGCCGAGAACGTGGTATAAAGTTACACGGCCgcgtaatgttttttttttgacactACGGCCGCGTAATGTTGTTTACAGAAAGTTAAAAAATCtctgaaaatgtttatattgGTAGATCTGATGTAATTATAGTGTCCACGTTCAGAAAAtcaagtaaaaacaaaaagaaagttaAAGAAAGAATATGGATATGCAGAGGATTAATTGCAGAACCAAAttaaggaggaagaagaagacatacGTGTCTTTTTGAATTTACtaaaacaaagtaaataataaaaaattataaaatatcacCATTCATGGGTCATACCATGTTTTAGTAGGCCCAAAAGATTTAAACAAAACCATTGACCttagttttagttatatttggaATTCACAAATGGAATATATACATGTTAGTGATAATTAAAACCACAAAAAAATCCCCGATTACTCCCCGATTTAATTCCGATTTTTTCGATAAATTGCTAGGCGTTGGTCAGCCGCACGCGTTACGCCTAGCGAGTTTCCGAACAAGGCTTACAACAGTTGGCAAAATATAGAAAGgcatgttacttaattatttttgttgtgtCATGTATTTATCAATTATTCGTAGGCAAACCTATATATACACGTATTACATGTTCCATCATGTGAATTAGATATGTGTTTGCTCTTTGTCTTCTCATGTCTTTCATGATGTGGACACAATCATGGTGTTTCACATAAGGTCCATAAACTCACGTATTATCTTCGATCTTaggaaatatacaattttttttttgtataggaCTTTCAGAGTATGttctagtatatattttaaaaatctctcTAGCGTCCGTCAGACATCAATTTATTTTAGAGTATGGTTGGATGACACTATTGGCGTTAATAAACTGGAGTAACAAAATTTTCAGCTGAATTACTATATCGTTGTCCAATCAAGACAAATGTTTATTCAGccaattcaaaaacaaaaacaaaaaggagtatgatattaaaagaaaataattattataaataatagcaaattttatattttaaacatgtaatttaagaaaaacgaatttgtttatatatatatcaataaagtaatttaatttaaaaatgaaatatcttttatctaaaatatatagaaattctattattttttaaaaatgtgcttaataaaaaaaatttctcttaaataaatatcaaattctgaaaaaatattttttcctacATCATGATGGTTATATCAGTTTTATGacataaaatatctaatatcttcttcacaaaacaaagaaatcaattttcaaaacaacttgttttaaaatattaaaaaagttatattcttattataaaatttgCTCATGGTAGCtagaaatattttgttttaggaTATTTAATTcttatttacaaattttcattttatttaagaacagtttaattaatattttaattattcttAATTTGTTAATCaacaattttcttttctaattaatttttatcCTAATTATATTTGGATATCCAGATAactattcaaataaaattaattatacctAAAAGTCTAAATAAACAagtttatacaaatatatttggATGTAAATAATTATACAAGGGGGGATTATAAATTTACTCCAAACTTAATACAAATGATACCTATTTCATAAAAATCACAACTTTATGATAATTAACCTTCCTAAATCAATTATAAgtttatatgaattatatagATGCTTATAAGCTCAACCCCACTctctaaatactaaattttaaataatattcactaaaccttaaatccaaatcttaaaagtatttttaattgagagtatttttttaaaatagtatccaacttagatattttaatcaatttctCTTAAACAAGTTTTGCTTTGGGTGTTTTGCAAATACTCCATACACTcattatattcatataaattagttaattttatataacaaaactaaaCAGATGAACATAcatataaatcataaatcataaaatGTCTTCAAAATTCTAAACAAGCTATTAACCAATCAAtaggatttatttattttatataattcctatatgtatatatatatatatatattttttttttaaaaaaatataacagattattttattaatgCAACTTGATCCATATCTTAAATAtcactataaatattttaatatctaaGACTATAGCTTACtcttaaaaaatatgaattttacgTAAACACCACACCATCATTCATGTCAGAGAAGTTCAATCATCTTTGGATACATGCAAGATCAAAGTGATATTTTAGATATAGAGttcctttatcttttttttttttgaaaaaagagtTCCTTTATCTTGTCACCAAGATAGAAATGTTTATAGATTGATATTCATAGAAGGAGGTTGCATTCAATGCAGCCAAAGTTACAAATGTAAACACATAACATCAGTATTTATAGGAAACTTTTTGTATGGAAATCCTAAACACATAGGCTTAACACATTATATTGGGCTTGATAATTTTGCTTTGGGCTTCTCTTTAATACATAAAATCAGTTCTTGCCATCTTTGGGGTATATTAAAAAGACTATTTATAAAACCTTGATTGGTAGAGtattagcattagcattagcattataCTCTACATTATTcaattaatatttgttaaaaaaaaaacattttgaaaagCATTTACTAAATGTCAATGTTCTTCAAATGCTTTCTCCCAAATAttctcatatgaagcttttatAAGGACATttgcatttataatttataaaactaatatatatatatatatataattagttcatttattttatcaaataatatcataaaataatatatatatatatatatatatatcaagaaaataaacttttgatttctaaaataaatttacaataaaaatatatattttaaaaagtctttcacatttaaaataaaatttaattatatacataaaattatattttatatgtgaaatattatattttaaaatagatattttaatggtataatttatttttaaaataaatctttatatctaaacataatttttgatattataaaataaaataaataaattatatatctttttattttatatattaatatatattagaaatatgttcattataaataaatattatatattatatacagtaatttttataataattttaaatagtatgtTCATACTTTTCTAccaatcattttattaaatagattaGCAAAAAAATACAGCTTTTGCAACATACTGGTCATATAGCATATTGCTAATTCTTTATCATCTATTTTGCCAATATAAGTATACTGTTCTAACATATTGCAAAacaaactattaaataatacttaaattttcaaattataaaaccAAATTACCAATTGGTCTTGAAATActtatatgtaaaataaattggTTCATAATCTAATCAACCCAAGCCAAGTCGGCCTCGTGAGGTACAAAACCACAAAAGTGGAATTGAGTTTGGAATTTTGGTGAGACATCTAGATTAACGTTTACTATAacttgttttttgtttcttctctacAATGAATTCGAAATCTTTTTCTTCCATTCCCTGAAattgttataacaaaatttatagTACAATGAGTTCGAAAAATTTGGTGAGACATCTAGATTAACGTATATAATTATCAAATCTAAAACTAAAGAATATTTCTAAACTAAAGAAGATTTTATTAGATCAAATTTTAAAGGATTTCTAAAGTTTgatttaagattttaattttttttcctgagTCAGAGTTTGGCTAACATCCTCTCTTAATGATGAAAGCAATTCTCTagatattatttgagaaataatTTGCCATGTGTTATCACTACATTGATTTTGAAAGTAAAATAATGACataacatattaataatgatgATATGGGTTGAACATAATTATCACATGAACatttacatttaatgttgatttatatttataataatttttttaaaatatgaattcATGGATCATcattaataataacaataaatattataatattttatttttttggaaatactATTTAGTTCAACTTCTTATAATTATCATCACTAAAgaaattcttcaaaattttctgcatttaaaaaaaaaaatcctaattcAATaccattagtttctttttaatatctaccatttttagaaatattctttagtttgatttttttgacaatatcaactaaactaagaaaaaaaatcaaacgtaagactaaagaatatttaaataaaaaaatttatgtttgataattaatatactAACAAagtttctcttaattttataaaattgattcCAATAAAATTTAGCCAAAGATATAGAAAGAATATCTTTCCAAGACTATAACTTTTGGTAGATgcatatatactattaaaaatttgaataatttttttttatcttaatgtttacatataattaaagtaaagtttaaaattaaatattgtaatcaaataataaaatctaaacaataagaaaatataaattaaattttcaaacttttatttttacaaatgatgcaggaaaacacctaatttttttaaaggacAAGGAGAACACCTagtctttatatattaaatagaagTCATCATTTCACtttgtgtgatttttttttaatttggatcaacttataaaatttattaaattttgcatatgttatgatatcttttcatatcttatttttattagaaatgcaaataaatatttgaaagaagattctaacaaaatctttttgaaatcacttaaaaatctttttaaaatatatttcgaaaatcatttatttgaaattttaattatcatcaaatataattaaaaatctaattcatttttaatatataaaaataaaataaaaattctgtAAAATACTTCAGTATCCAAAATTTGTTTTCTCTATGATGTAGGTCCAACTTAATTTAATTTcacatatatttcaaatttataaataaaaaattaaattaaaaatactaatttataaatcacacaaacattattataaaattagataatatataacatctaattttattaacttactgataaattttattatataatctacaatattttaatatttaagaatattattATGCTTCAATATACGTTTAGTTAttgtttaaaatgaaaaataatttttttatcatactttatttattttataatcataatttatcaaattaacataattattatattgaactaaatatgataaaactaaattaaaatgacatattaatatattttttccataaatagaaatatttatataaaataaataatatgttgtCAAACGGGCTAAcatactatataatacatgtataaaaattaacatatttttaatttatatatatatatatatatacaacaatatattatctaaaattaataagcataaataaataaagatttgGTTGACAAAACGAAATAATActacataaatattaaaaatatatacccgtaataatgtaaacatatatataacggatcaaaatctagttattattaaaaaggaagagGAAACTTGAAAACCAGATTAGTCATTTGGTATGGTGCACAGCAGTAATAGCAATACACGGTTTACAaatgaaccaaaccaaaccgatacAATGATCAAAGGATAGAGCACCAGCCTTTGAGTTTAGATGCAGCTGCTTGGTCAAGGAACCAGACCACTTCAACATCCGCGGTTAGCCTACCAGCTGGTACATCTTTGGTATGAGTAAGAGCAGCCTCAACCGAATCAGCTTGTTCTTTATCACATACGGCCATAACGTTGTATGAAGCACAATTGATAACCGGTAGAGTAAAAGTGATCCTTTTTGGTGGGGGTTTAGGTGAATCGGTAATAAATGTAACCCATTTCACTTTCTCATTGATCTGATCATGTCCCGGGAACAAAGACGCCATGTGACCGTCTGGTCCCATTCCTAGAAGCTGGAGATCGAACTGTGGGAAACCTGAGGACTTGTATGTTCGGATTATGTTCTCATTAACCTTTTGTTTGAGGCATTCCTCATACCGTTCGGCTGCGAGCTCAGCATTGCCTTCAGCCCCGAGCCCTTTGTCGATGGCATAGATGTTCTCGGCCGGAATAGGGACCTGGATGTTAGGATTATATATTGTCATGAATTCAACTTTGATATTAAACAATTAgcaatcaaatatcaaatatatatctgTAAACATGATCTCGTGTTGACGTTTAGTGTGTTTCATATCAAATAAACCCATTATTTCTGGtgttttaatcaaatttttttcctaaactATGAACATTAGCGAGCGTTGGAATAATTACGTATGtacttttcataattatttgatGGAAGTTACAAATATGCTCTATTTTACTAATAAGATATTGTTTCTAAGATCTATATGCAATATTTTTGTGTGATTGAAACAATAGAAATTGTATTCAGATATACTGCTGATAACTTATATATGTACTTTAGAGAGAAAACCATCGTAGGCGAGTTTATAGTTGCTATCCGCATTATCCCAACCACAAACCCTCTCATCCACCCAAAAGATGTGCCATTTAGACCATTCAATTGAATCAGCATATGGAGGTTCCAACAATTTCCTGTTGGATGAATCGAATATGATGAGACTTGTATTAAGAGTGTAATAAagatagttttatttttgtatatacgAAATCTGGAAGCAAACCAGAGCCAGGAGATGAGGTCGCCGCCAGAGAGAACAACGGTGAAAATTCCTCTTTCTTTGCAGAATTTAGAGGAGAGATTCGCCGTGTATTTGGCCAGCTCCACCGCCAATTCATCCTTTGTTTTGAATATTATCTTCTTCACCGGAGCCATTTAactagatgatgatgatgacactTATGATGGTAATTGttatggtgatgatgatggcaATATACAAGTGGAGGACCGTTGCTTTTATAGGGAAAGTGAATGGAGAGTTGTttctttattaattatttttacatggAAAATTAGATAAACAACTAAAAGTATGTATGCTACTACAAAACaaagtaatatttttgaaatattataccTTTTTGAAATAAATGGGTATGTATGGGTACTACAATAAAGTGGGTATGTATGTTACTTACTAccaattgtttcttttttttcaaataaatggGTATGTATGCTATAAGTTATAACACAgcaaaatgatatttttgatatattataccatgtgcacaaaaaaaaagatatacctttctttctttgtttttttttttttgaaaaatacctTTCCTTGTTTATAGTTTATACATATGCAACCTTTTATTATTCCTTGTGTCGTTAATAAGTTATTActattagttataaatataggAATATTCCGAATTTAGGGATTCTCAAACTAATTTTCAAGAGGAGATATATTCCAAGGAGATTTTTTTCGAGTTTGCAAATGGATTTAAAACATGAATCCATATTTGTATAGGTGTCCATAAACAATGAGACATAGTTTCTGGAAACAATTGAATTAAACCATGAAATCTGTTGAAATTCCAAATCAATCTCCTCATTATTAAATTAccttacataaatatatattcaaatattttctatGACATTAAATTGTTTTAGAGATTCAAGATTGTCCCCTAAATACCTTTGTTAAACTTTTATTATTGCAATGAGTATAGTAGGCATGTACATTTTAAACTAGACCCAAAAACCAAAActgaaaccgacccgaaaatattCAACCCTAACTGAACCAaaaaattttaagtattttttgtgtctaaatttttttatccgAATAGAGCCGGTGTCAAAAAGAACCGACCCAAATAGATCCAGACCAAAGTAGATCCGACCCGATAAGAACCGATTTGTATCCgacttaaaaacatgtatatccaaaattatgattttttttttgtgtttgctttatatatattattttgtgatttggttgaaatatcttttgttaataatatttattactattttgtaacattttaagtaatatgaagttttaaaatgtaaaatttagagtttaaaaatgttttatgttaattattaatagtttagtTTAAATTCTTTTGTacaattttagatatatatgaaaaatattgaCTAAATTTGAGTGAATTTAGGTATGTCATGTCTTTTTCAGATTCTAAATACCCGAATCTGATCTGGACCCGATATGGATCCGAAAATTACGGTTATTTTATAGGTATTAGGATTATAGACTGGAAGGACCCGGTAAAACCCAATCACCGACCCgaaaaattatagatatttatatggGTTCAAATTTCCAGGACCCAAAAGATTCGGACCTGAAAAAACTCGTCTCAAACCCGATTCGAGGATCCGGATACCCAGATCTAGTGTAGATAAGAAAGATGAAATGTAATGTGAACGATTGACTTACTTAGTCAAAGTCTCTTCCAATTCTATTGTCTTTCCTTCTAATACATTAAAAAGTATGTATATGTTGTATTGTCTTAGATTTTCCATTTCACATTGATCTTCTCCTcgttagttttattttttgtctaCCAGTGTTAGTTGAATTCATTTTAAACGTGACTAAGTGAGCTATAAGATAACGTTAAATGTACGAATGTGAATATTTAAGGTTTTCATGTTCTTATAGTACATTATTACACTTTAGACTTTTAGAGGAATGCTGTTGGGCGAGAGGTCCGAAGGAACTCTTGATATTTTCCTCAAAAAATCTGATTCATGCGGATTTtcttacattttatatataggCTCGCTccctatttttatatatataattccacAGCAAAAGTAGGTATATGTTACGTATGATTATCCAGAAAAAGACACATATGAAGACAGATGTCATCTCACAATCTCATTATTGCATTGTCAccatgttgtgttgttatcttttTGTGAAAGTAACCGACTTCCTCCTCCCCTATATAAAGGGATGTGAAGACTGAGATAATGAATTAAGACAAGTTCAATAATCACATCTCTCTCTCGTTGTATTGACCAAAtcacaaaacaatatatatttaatcatttgtttcacctttatttacaacacgttatcagcacgacgaGCTCTTTTATACCGACCGCTCTTAAACCAAAGAAGCGAGGtgatgtttaaatttatgtctttaaatatatttaatttatttaaatttttatttattatttcggAGTGAGAGGCTAGGCCTTCTCCGTTTATTTTCCGGGATGATAGGCGTTGCCTTCCCCGACTGATCGTTAAGATAGGCTAAGCCTTCACGATCAGAGAAACACGTGGTAGGTTTTACCTCCGTGAATAAAAGGTTAAAAATGGAAGGCTAAGCCTCCTCGGACcttgattaaaagaaaaggttaataTGGCCGACTATGTCGCCTCGAACCTttaaaaatgatcaaatatggaAGTCTAAGACTCCTGGATCATATGGTGGGCTGGGCCccaattttatttatgctatttaaatttCTGCAATTTAAGTTTACgcaatttaatttttgcatttattttatgcttttaattctcgtctatattatattattattctatGATACAGTAATCATGTCGAATTTAACAAAGCTCGAAATTAATGCCCTGGATATTACGGGAAATAATTATATGACCTGGGCAGTAGGTGCAAGAATGCACCTAAGAGGTAGCGGGCTTTTGGAAACCATCGATAATACTAAAACGGTGTCGGATGAGAAAAAGGCTAAAGCCATGATATTTTTACGACACCGCATACATGATGGTTTAAAAGATGAATATATTACGAAAGAGGATCCTGGGGACCTCTGGCAATCTCTTAAAGAGAGGTTTGATCACCAGAAGTATGTGATCTTACCAAAAGCCAAACACGAGTGGATCCATCTCCGGTTCCAGGACTACAAAAGTGTAAGTGAGTTTAATTCCGCTATGTTCGGAATTACTTCAAGGATGATGTTATGTGGAGAGAAAATAAGTGATTATGATATGATCGAGAAAACTCTCTCCACGTTCCATCCTGAAAATGTAGTCCTGCAGCAACAGTACCGGGTGAATGGATTTAAGCGTTACTCGGAGTTGATGCAAATCCTCCTTGTAGCGGAGCAAAATAATCAACTCGTGTTGTTAAACCATCAAGCTCGTCCCACTGGATCTGCTCCATTCCCCGAAGTGAATGTTGCATCATCCAGTTATGATAATTGGAGAGGACGAGGACGTGGACGTGGTCGAGGTCGAAATCATGGTCGTgggagaggacgaggaagaagattcCGTCCGTAtgatgaaagaaataaaaaggacTCCCAAGAGAATGAAGGGGGCCGGGATGATAAAAGGCAAACAGAAAAGGTTTGCTACAGATGCGGCATGAAAGGTCATTGGGTACGTACTTGTCGTACGCCAAGACACTTAGCCGATCTGTATAGAGAATCCcaaaagggaaaagagaaaagtGGGGGTGAAACGAATTTCATCTCTGATGAACCCGGGCCATCCTTTCATGGTTTAAATGATGATACTCATCTCGACGTATCAGATTTTCTGGTTGAGCCAGAAAACATCGATGTGTGATATAAGATCGATGTGATATAAGTTTACTGTATTATAGTATCgttatcttttgttttgtaaaatagatGTTATGTTTCAtgtttatgtttaataatatatgttttataaatattttaaattcagaaagaaTGCCAGACTTTGAGACTTTGGATGGAGATATGTGCTTGGCGGATAGTGCGTCAACGCACACTATAATTAAAGATAAGAAATATTTCTCCAGTCTCAAAATAAAAGATTACGCTGGAAGCGTAAGTACAATATCTGGTAATGCAAAGATTATTATGGGCTCTGGTAGAGCGAAATTTTCAATGCCAGGGGGAACAATATTTGAAGTAAATGATGCATTGTATTCCCCCAAGTCTCATAGAAACTTGTTaagttttaaggatatccgAAAGAATGGATATCATATTGAAACTATGAGTAAAGATGGCATTGAGTTTCTTTGCATTAAGTCCGAGAGGAAACATATATTGGAAGAGTTAAGAATGTTATCCTCTGGATTATAttgtacaaaaataaacatgactGAGTCCTATGCCGTGGTAAACATGAAGTTTACTGATACATTTAAAATCTGGCATGAGAGGCTAGGACACCCTG contains these protein-coding regions:
- the LOC108835802 gene encoding probable 6-phosphogluconolactonase 2 gives rise to the protein MAPVKKIIFKTKDELAVELAKYTANLSSKFCKERGIFTVVLSGGDLISWLWKLLEPPYADSIEWSKWHIFWVDERVCGWDNADSNYKLAYDGFLSKVPIPAENIYAIDKGLGAEGNAELAAERYEECLKQKVNENIIRTYKSSGFPQFDLQLLGMGPDGHMASLFPGHDQINEKVKWVTFITDSPKPPPKRITFTLPVINCASYNVMAVCDKEQADSVEAALTHTKDVPAGRLTADVEVVWFLDQAAASKLKGWCSIL
- the LOC130508582 gene encoding uncharacterized protein LOC130508582, with translation MSNLTKLEINALDITGNNYMTWAVGARMHLRGSGLLETIDNTKTVSDEKKAKAMIFLRHRIHDGLKDEYITKEDPGDLWQSLKERFDHQKYVILPKAKHEWIHLRFQDYKSVSEFNSAMFGITSRMMLCGEKISDYDMIEKTLSTFHPENVVLQQQYRVNGFKRYSELMQILLVAEQNNQLVLLNHQARPTGSAPFPEVNVASSSYDNWRGRGRGRGRGRNHGRGRGRGRRFRPYDERNKKDSQENEGGRDDKRQTEKVCYRCGMKGHWVRTCRTPRHLADLYRESQKGKEKSGGETNFISDEPGPSFHGLNDDTHLDVSDFLVEPENIDV